Genomic window (Mycosarcoma maydis chromosome 5, whole genome shotgun sequence):
CAGCTCCACAACGATGTCAGAGACAAGGACGGCAATAGCGCCTCTTCGCACCACTTCCAGCGGGCGCATCGCAAGAATGGCGAGCTGGAACTAGGTGTCACCGAAGTGCTGCAGGGACGTACCGACGTGCCCAGTGCCCAGGTAGCCCAGTCTGCCGGTCTGTCCAACTGGTCCGGCCGCGTTCGACTCGAGCAGTCGATGCCCAAGCTCGTCCCTGCTCTGATTGCCGAATTTATGGGTACCATGTTCTACTGTCTCGCTGGAGAAATGGCGACGGCAGGAGTTCTTGTCACCACCTACGCAGGTTCGCCGCAGGGAAACTTGACCATGATCGGATTTGCTTATGCGTTTGGTATCACTTTTGCTATCATTGTCTGCGCTACAACTTCGGGAGGCCAGTTCCACCCCGCTTTCACCATCGCTCAAGTCGTCTTCAAAGGATTTCCCATCAAGTTGGCTCCGTTGTACATTTGCGCCCAAGTTGTCGGTGCTATGGTAGCTTCgttgatcgtcgtcggttCATGGCATGACGAATTGATGAAGATCACCCACCTGCTCAAGGCCACGGGCAAGACTGCAACCATTTTCACTGCCGAAGGCCCTGCTGGCGCCATCGCGCTTTTCCCCACGCCGGGTCGATCGATGGGATCAATCTTTGTCAACGAATTCTTTGCCAACATTCTTGTCGGCATGATCGTCTGGGCCAACTTGGATGCTGCCAACCCTTTTACTGGTCCTCAAGCCGCTCCTTACACCATCGGTCTTGGTTTCGCCGTTGTCGTCTGGTGCTTCTCTTCTTCGAACGTGGTTGCCAACTCGGCTCGTGATATTGGCGCCCGTTTGGTATGCAGCATGTTTTGGGGTTCAGAATGCTTCCCCTCCCGGTACTCGGCTCTGGCCGCATTGACCAACATCCCAGCAACTTTGCTTGGCGTCGGCTTGTACACGTTCTTCCTGAGCGAcactcgtcgtcctcctgCCACTGTAGCGCTCAATCACTTGCACGAGGAGCACGTCAGGTCTATCGAAAGGGCTGAAACTCTCCACGCCGAGATCCTCGACGAGAAGATTGCCCAGACCCTCAGCCGCGGTGGCGATGCCACAGCGCTTCAGAAGCAGCGCACCAACCTGGGCGTCAAAAACTTTTGAGGGTCGGGTTCGCGTAAGTCAAAGTTTGCATGCTATAAAGACCCATTGACCCGGCTCGTAGCGTATCAAGCAACCGCAGTGGTTCGTTTGGTTCGTTTCAATGCTCAAAGATAGTCTGCGCTTGTCCTAGGATGTCACGGGGAAAAGACATGATGTTGTGGTTGCTTGAAACTTGCTGTGCATATAGGCTCAATTGTTGGCCAGTATGGAATGCTGAGAGGGAAGAACGTGCACTTCGAAGCTATCAGCATTTGTTCACCATTCGACTTGATCGTGTGCTGCGCGGCTGACTAGCTCGAGCACCTTCTGCTCTTCGTCCAGAAGCTGTTGTACGAAAGCCATGCTCGATGTACATGCGTTGAGATCTGGTTCGACTGGACCGTCGTTCTTCACTGCCGCATTATTAGAATGCTCGACGAAAATGGTTTGTGCCGCACAAAGATGTTGACGAGCCGTCTCGGTGTCCTTGCGTCTGGCTTGGCACAAGTCAACCAAGATACGATGTGCTTGTCGTTCGTTTTCGTCCGAAACAGTGTCACGGAATCCGGTGAGCGTTGCTTCCCACCGGTCGAGGTCAGAAGATTCGTCGGCGTTGCCAATGATGCTGGATGCCTGGAAATGCGGCTTATAGCCCGCTTTGACACTCCCTTTAGTGTGGGCTTTGGCCATTTTGGAAGGTAACGACGTGATGGTGGGCGGATTTAGATCGAGAGCCGCGAGACGCAGTGCCGGAATGAGCCGATGCGAAGGGTGTGCAGGCTCTGGATAGGGATGGACCGTGTAGCCTCGCCAGTAGCCTCTGTTCTGCAGGAGCTCGATTTTTCGCTCGCCATCTGCACCTTGAGCCTGAAGGAGACGCTCAACGTGATGGTCCATCAAGACATCGACGTATCTGCTGCCTTGCCAATGTTGTCCACTTTCGGCGTGGGATGATGCATCTTGGCTAGCATGCTCGGTCAATGTCAGCTGAGTGGGAAGCACGAAACCGTATTCAGAGAGCAGGCTTTCGTTTGAATGGGGACCGTACGTGATGAAGCACTCGTCACCGGGCATGGCCGCAAATGAGGCATCTTTGGGAGATGGTTTCCGGTGGGCCTCGTTGCTGGGTGCGCGCAGTTCGAAACCGCCGTCGGATGCATAGGTCACTTTACACTCCAAAGCCGGATCCGAGGTGTGATTGGCCATATCGAGCAAAGGCGCCAGCGTGAAGTTGTCGGCATGATCCGCCAAGCCCAATGGCAAGTACAGACAGCGTGAGTTGACACAGAGCCAGGCCCATAGAAAcgtgtcgagatcgattGAGCGCACAATGCTGCGAGCTAGGTCTGGATTGCATGTAAGCAAGGCAGgctcggcgagcagagcaggGTGCGTGTCGCGCAGGGCACACAGCGCTTGCCAGTCCTTTTCGAAACGTTGTCGCACTTTGTGTTGCAGGTACTGGCTGTGAGGTGGTAAGGCTTGCAACAGTTGTCCAAAAAAGCGCTGCTTCCAGGAGGGTGGCAGTGGGATTTGGCTGTGCTCAAGACGATGGACAAACATGGACCATGTCAACGGCACGGTATCGAACCTCTGGGGCAGCGTCTGAACAAATCGTTGCAaggcttggtgcttggGGTTTGTCTCTGCATTGGTCCTTTCCCGTTTCAAGGAGATTTCGATGCGGGCTCGGGCGAGGAGAAAGGATAGCAGCTGTGATGATGATCGGCTGTGGTTGGCGTTGGTGATGCGGTTGTTGCGACCACTTGTTGCAGTTCTGACCGGTATTGGGAGCGTAGCTGGGTGAAAGAAAGACTTGTACGTCTTGACGTTGATCAAGGTGTCGAAGGGCAGAGTGAGGAGCACCTGCTCTGGTTCGATGCGGTTTCTGAATACAAGCCCTCGACCGGCGGGTACTTGGTCTGAGACCTCGACGGTGGATTCCTTGCTCGAAAGATATTTGCGAGCGCTTGCGCTGATAGTAAGTAGCTCTGAAAGCAGCCTATTCAGCTCAGCTACCGAGCTGCTGTCCCTCGTCATGGCTGAAATCGTGACTGAAGTCGCATCGAAGACCAGCGCGTCGTCTAGCTCTTCAGAT
Coding sequences:
- a CDS encoding protein-lysine N-methyltransferase (related to RKM2 - ribosomal protein lysine methyltransferase); the encoded protein is MTRDSSSVAELNRLLSELLTISASARKYLSSKESTVEVSDQVPAGRGLVFRNRIEPEQVLLTLPFDTLINVKTYKSFFHPATLPIPVRTATSGRNNRITNANHSRSSSQLLSFLLARARIEISLKRERTNAETNPKHQALQRFVQTLPQRFDTVPLTWSMFVHRLEHSQIPLPPSWKQRFFGQLLQALPPHSQYLQHKVRQRFEKDWQALCALRDTHPALLAEPALLTCNPDLARSIVRSIDLDTFLWAWLCVNSRCLYLPLGLADHADNFTLAPLLDMANHTSDPALECKVTYASDGGFELRAPSNEAHRKPSPKDASFAAMPGDECFITYGPHSNESLLSEYGFVLPTQLTLTEHASQDASSHAESGQHWQGSRYVDVLMDHHVERLLQAQGADGERKIELLQNRGYWRGYTVHPYPEPAHPSHRLIPALRLAALDLNPPTITSLPSKMAKAHTKGSVKAGYKPHFQASSIIGNADESSDLDRWEATLTGFRDTVSDENERQAHRILVDLCQARRKDTETARQHLCAAQTIFVEHSNNAAVKNDGPVEPDLNACTSSMAFVQQLLDEEQKVLELVSRAAHDQVEW
- a CDS encoding uncharacterized protein (related to aquaporin 3); amino-acid sequence: MSQAATTPVYIPADQLHNDVRDKDGNSASSHHFQRAHRKNGELELGVTEVLQGRTDVPSAQVAQSAGLSNWSGRVRLEQSMPKLVPALIAEFMGTMFYCLAGEMATAGVLVTTYAGSPQGNLTMIGFAYAFGITFAIIVCATTSGGQFHPAFTIAQVVFKGFPIKLAPLYICAQVVGAMVASLIVVGSWHDELMKITHLLKATGKTATIFTAEGPAGAIALFPTPGRSMGSIFVNEFFANILVGMIVWANLDAANPFTGPQAAPYTIGLGFAVVVWCFSSSNVVANSARDIGARLVCSMFWGSECFPSRYSALAALTNIPATLLGVGLYTFFLSDTRRPPATVALNHLHEEHVRSIERAETLHAEILDEKIAQTLSRGGDATALQKQRTNLGVKNF